The following proteins are co-located in the Streptomyces sp. NBC_01198 genome:
- a CDS encoding anti-sigma regulatory factor, whose translation MSQSAGEPGSKDFVEVRLPAAGAYLSVLRTATAGLAARLDFTLDEIEDLRIAVDEACAILLQQAVPGSVLSCVFRLVGDSLWVTVAAPTTDGRAPERDTFAWTVLSALAGEVDSTVAEDKTVSISLHKKRGAVPGLS comes from the coding sequence GTGTCCCAGAGCGCAGGCGAGCCCGGGTCGAAGGACTTCGTCGAGGTCCGGCTGCCCGCGGCGGGGGCGTATCTGTCGGTCTTGCGGACGGCCACGGCCGGTCTCGCGGCCCGGCTGGACTTCACCCTCGACGAAATCGAGGATCTGCGGATCGCCGTCGACGAGGCGTGCGCGATCCTGTTGCAGCAGGCGGTGCCCGGCAGCGTGTTGAGCTGCGTGTTCCGGCTGGTCGGGGATTCGCTGTGGGTGACGGTCGCGGCGCCCACCACCGACGGCCGGGCCCCGGAGCGCGACACCTTCGCCTGGACGGTGCTCTCCGCACTGGCCGGCGAGGTGGACTCCACCGTCGCCGAGGACAAGACGGTCAGCATCAGTCTGCACAAGAAGCGCGGCGCCGTTCCCGGGCTGTCGTGA